A portion of the Candidatus Babeliales bacterium genome contains these proteins:
- the mutS gene encoding DNA mismatch repair protein MutS: MNDIEKSSLTPLMQQFYEIKREHADTILLFQVGDFYELFFEDAQRASAFLGITLTQRGAINGVPIPLCGVPIHAIDHYLAKLVRGGFKVALCDQLENPQAGKIVARGVTRVLTPGTLTDAQLLDERSASYIFAFVPLQDAWGLLFGELLTAQLMATVLPINAEKKLESELTRFFPDEILLSNTKTVKPFESYFKRLGYFTTKVDEVSQYDDTYAAWLQRFSGQTQTIVRQHPSVNESMQMFYRYMCKTNMHAAHQVMNFSWYEPEDFLLLDGATQRNLELVKNNQDGSRAHTLFSVLDGAVTPMGSRTIKKWIMRPLISKHTILQRQEVVAQYMNSIVLMQQLKELLQQVGDIERLVGRIALYRATHTDYCTLARLLVVIPAIAQLLAAYASVSLLKTIAHALADFSSLHDLLYRAINTDTTTEWIIKQGFDTQLDQIRNLVEHGQHKIIALERAEQQKTGINSLKIRYTQAHGYYIEVTKTHLDAVPAEYIRRQTLVGRERFVTDELQKLQYDIERAQIEIESRERDLFEAVKREVAQHIASLRKAAHALAHVDALLGFARVAYDNNYVRPTYVDNQDLYIVAGRHPVVEQTIASHFIANDIALTDAQSLLIITGPNMGGKSTYLRQVALIAIMAHCGSFVPAQSAHIPILDRVFTRIGAGDNVAEGKSTFLVEMEETATICMQATKNSLIILDEVGRGTSTFDGLAIAQAVVEYIYTQIQARCLFATHYHELTALADNYPGIVSYHAASKKTATGIILLHKIIKGVADGSFGIEVARLADLPQSIIDRAEILVTEFSHVQLPSMIPARIDRAEKDADTIKEAQDLQSQLLLMQNRLNHQEQLLTLLQAIDYDNVSPKQALDILWQLKSLNS, from the coding sequence ATGAACGATATAGAAAAATCATCCTTAACACCGTTAATGCAACAATTTTATGAAATCAAGCGAGAGCATGCAGATACAATCTTGTTGTTCCAAGTCGGTGATTTTTATGAACTGTTTTTTGAGGATGCGCAGCGGGCATCTGCATTTTTAGGTATCACGCTTACACAACGCGGCGCAATTAATGGTGTGCCCATTCCGTTGTGCGGGGTGCCCATTCATGCAATCGATCATTATCTTGCAAAGCTCGTGCGTGGCGGATTTAAGGTTGCGTTGTGCGATCAGTTAGAAAATCCTCAAGCCGGAAAAATCGTTGCGCGTGGAGTGACGCGTGTTTTAACGCCAGGAACATTAACCGACGCGCAGCTTCTTGATGAGCGTTCCGCTTCATATATCTTTGCATTCGTACCATTGCAAGATGCATGGGGGTTATTGTTTGGAGAGTTGTTGACTGCGCAGTTAATGGCAACGGTATTGCCGATTAATGCAGAAAAAAAATTAGAATCAGAGCTAACGAGATTTTTTCCTGATGAAATCTTGTTGTCCAATACAAAGACAGTAAAACCCTTTGAATCCTATTTTAAGCGGCTTGGATATTTTACGACAAAAGTTGATGAAGTAAGTCAATACGATGATACCTATGCAGCATGGTTGCAGCGGTTTAGCGGCCAAACGCAAACAATCGTACGTCAACATCCATCGGTTAATGAGTCGATGCAGATGTTTTACCGGTATATGTGTAAAACAAATATGCATGCGGCGCATCAAGTGATGAACTTTTCTTGGTATGAGCCGGAAGATTTTTTACTCCTTGATGGTGCAACACAACGTAATTTAGAGTTGGTTAAAAATAATCAGGATGGCAGTCGCGCCCACACGCTATTTTCCGTACTCGATGGTGCGGTTACGCCAATGGGATCGCGCACTATTAAAAAATGGATTATGCGTCCGCTTATTAGTAAGCATACGATACTCCAGCGGCAAGAGGTGGTGGCACAATACATGAATTCAATTGTGTTGATGCAGCAACTAAAAGAATTGTTGCAACAAGTGGGAGACATTGAGCGGCTGGTAGGGCGTATAGCGCTGTATCGTGCTACGCACACCGATTATTGTACGCTTGCACGCCTGCTGGTGGTGATCCCTGCTATTGCCCAATTACTTGCTGCATATGCATCTGTTTCATTACTAAAAACTATCGCTCATGCGTTAGCGGATTTTTCATCATTACATGATCTTTTATATCGTGCCATTAATACCGATACCACAACGGAATGGATTATTAAACAGGGATTTGATACACAATTGGATCAGATTCGTAATTTGGTAGAACATGGGCAGCACAAGATTATTGCGCTTGAAAGAGCCGAACAACAGAAAACAGGTATTAATTCTTTAAAAATTCGATACACGCAAGCACATGGATATTATATAGAGGTTACTAAAACCCATTTAGATGCAGTTCCTGCCGAATATATTCGTCGACAAACGTTGGTCGGTAGAGAGCGCTTTGTGACCGATGAGCTGCAAAAACTGCAGTATGATATTGAACGTGCACAAATAGAGATAGAAAGTCGTGAGCGAGATTTATTTGAAGCAGTCAAGCGTGAAGTAGCACAACACATTGCTTCGTTACGCAAGGCAGCACATGCACTTGCACATGTAGATGCACTGCTTGGATTTGCCCGTGTGGCGTATGATAATAACTATGTGCGACCAACATATGTGGACAATCAAGATCTGTATATTGTCGCAGGGCGCCATCCGGTGGTAGAGCAAACTATTGCATCACATTTCATTGCTAATGATATAGCGCTTACTGATGCGCAATCATTGTTGATTATTACTGGGCCGAATATGGGCGGTAAATCAACCTATTTACGCCAGGTTGCATTGATTGCAATCATGGCGCATTGTGGCTCATTCGTTCCTGCACAGTCTGCACACATACCGATACTCGATCGGGTGTTTACACGAATTGGCGCGGGAGATAATGTAGCAGAAGGAAAAAGTACTTTTTTAGTAGAAATGGAAGAGACGGCAACTATCTGTATGCAGGCAACGAAAAATAGCTTGATTATTTTGGATGAGGTTGGACGTGGAACAAGTACCTTTGATGGTCTTGCTATCGCACAGGCGGTGGTCGAATATATTTACACGCAGATTCAAGCGCGTTGTTTGTTTGCTACTCATTATCATGAATTAACCGCATTGGCAGACAATTATCCTGGCATTGTCAGCTATCACGCAGCGAGTAAAAAAACTGCCACGGGTATCATTCTTTTGCATAAAATCATCAAAGGGGTAGCAGATGGAAGTTTTGGCATCGAAGTAGCGCGGCTTGCAGACCTTCCCCAATCGATTATTGATAGGGCAGAGATTTTGGTAACGGAGTTTTCTCACGTGCAATTGCCGAGTATGATTCCTGCACGCATAGATCGTGCCGAGAAAGACGCTGACACGATAAAAGAAGCTCAGGATCTACAGAGTCAGCTGCTCCTCATGCAAAATCGATTGAATCATCAGGAGCAACTACTTACCCTGTTACAGGCAATTGATTATGACAATGTATCGCCAAAACAAGCGCTTGATATATTGTGGCAGCTGAAAAGCCTCAACAGTTGA
- the rplU gene encoding 50S ribosomal protein L21 gives METMRKENKPEFSKYAIFQNGSKQYQAIEGKTVAIEKIEGEAGAIIEFAEVLFRKDMDGSFHVGTPFLTGAIKASIVKQMKGPKVIVFKFKRRKKVRVKRGHRQLITVIRIESI, from the coding sequence ATGGAAACGATGAGAAAAGAGAACAAGCCTGAATTCAGTAAGTATGCCATTTTCCAGAACGGGAGCAAGCAGTACCAGGCTATAGAAGGTAAAACAGTAGCTATTGAAAAGATTGAAGGGGAAGCAGGAGCGATTATAGAATTCGCGGAAGTGCTTTTCAGAAAAGATATGGATGGTTCGTTTCATGTAGGAACCCCATTTTTAACCGGAGCTATCAAAGCTTCTATTGTTAAGCAGATGAAAGGTCCCAAAGTTATTGTTTTCAAATTCAAACGCCGTAAAAAGGTGCGTGTAAAACGTGGACACCGTCAATTGATCACGGTTATCCGTATTGAATCGATTTAA
- a CDS encoding IS630 family transposase, with the protein MVIHQKKTFKYAEANQQKRELFLEEIRDIDPALIVYSDETGIDDNEVPRTGWSPKGERCHAVKRAERKTRYNITAALNLNILFAPFIFEGYSNASVYETYVERILAPALKPGMVLIIDNASFHKSKKVIQLIEAVNCRVIFLPPYSPDFNPIEHHWHSVKHAIKTAAEVINDFYEAAVQTLGTMCTI; encoded by the coding sequence TTGGTTATACATCAAAAAAAAACGTTTAAATATGCCGAAGCAAATCAACAAAAGCGAGAATTATTCTTAGAAGAAATAAGGGATATCGATCCTGCTCTGATTGTTTATTCTGACGAAACGGGAATTGATGACAACGAAGTTCCACGTACCGGCTGGTCTCCAAAGGGAGAGCGTTGTCATGCAGTAAAAAGAGCAGAGCGTAAAACGCGATATAATATAACTGCTGCACTTAATTTGAATATCTTATTTGCACCATTTATATTTGAAGGATATTCAAATGCCTCTGTTTATGAGACTTACGTAGAGCGTATTTTAGCTCCCGCATTAAAACCTGGTATGGTCCTTATAATAGACAATGCCAGTTTTCATAAATCAAAAAAAGTTATTCAGCTTATTGAGGCTGTAAATTGCAGGGTGATCTTTTTGCCCCCATATTCACCAGACTTTAATCCAATAGAACATCATTGGCACTCTGTAAAACACGCAATCAAAACTGCTGCCGAAGTAATAAATGATTTTTATGAGGCTGCCGTTCAAACATTAGGAACAATGTGTACGATTTAA
- a CDS encoding IS630 transposase-related protein — MPYSVDLRKRVIAAINEKMPVETAAKVFQLSRKVIYNWIDLQKETNSLEPKTGYQKGHSHKITDLEAFTKFVKNNQNCSLPKFMLAWEKLTGVKVSQSVMQRALKKIGYTSKKNV; from the coding sequence ATGCCATATAGTGTTGATTTGAGAAAGCGGGTAATAGCAGCAATTAATGAAAAAATGCCTGTAGAAACTGCTGCAAAAGTATTTCAGTTATCAAGAAAGGTTATTTATAATTGGATTGATTTACAAAAAGAGACAAATAGCCTGGAGCCCAAAACGGGTTATCAAAAAGGTCATAGTCATAAAATTACAGACCTTGAAGCATTCACAAAATTTGTAAAAAATAATCAAAACTGTTCTCTTCCTAAATTTATGCTTGCATGGGAAAAGTTGACGGGTGTAAAAGTATCCCAAAGCGTTATGCAGCGCGCTCTTAAAAAGATTGGTTATACATCAAAAAAAAACGTTTAA
- a CDS encoding TrkA family potassium uptake protein yields MKFCIIGLGRFGYQVATGLAENGMEVLAIDSSETIIASIRDLVTHAICMRVIDETSLTNIGVQEMDTVVVATGEDFAQTILITALLKKRLHIKHVIARAINDIHREILYLTGADEVVLPEREIGIRLAGTLSHPFTELLQLNNRFSISQIKAPDAFVGKTIQKLALYKTYQVHCIAVKLAEEIVSVSPEYQVQKDDILLLSGNNKDLEKMARL; encoded by the coding sequence ATGAAATTTTGTATAATCGGACTAGGCCGTTTCGGCTACCAAGTTGCAACCGGACTTGCTGAAAATGGCATGGAAGTGCTTGCAATCGATAGCAGCGAAACTATTATCGCTTCCATCAGAGATTTGGTCACTCACGCTATTTGTATGCGCGTTATTGATGAAACATCGCTCACCAACATTGGCGTACAAGAAATGGACACCGTCGTAGTGGCAACTGGAGAGGATTTTGCACAAACCATTTTAATCACCGCGCTTCTTAAAAAGAGATTGCACATTAAACATGTAATCGCACGTGCTATTAACGACATTCATCGAGAAATTTTATATCTTACCGGTGCAGACGAAGTGGTGCTTCCTGAGCGAGAAATTGGCATCAGACTTGCGGGAACCCTAAGTCATCCATTTACCGAGCTCCTGCAACTTAATAATCGATTTTCAATAAGCCAAATAAAGGCACCCGATGCATTTGTGGGTAAAACCATACAAAAACTAGCACTGTATAAGACATATCAAGTGCATTGCATTGCGGTAAAACTAGCAGAAGAAATTGTATCGGTAAGCCCAGAATATCAAGTCCAAAAAGATGATATCTTACTGCTGTCTGGTAACAATAAAGATCTAGAAAAAATGGCACGATTATAA
- a CDS encoding potassium transporter TrkG, translating into MSSKKRMHLSPPLIIFLSVVGTIFIGTALLALPWSQEHPISYIDLLFTATSMTCVTGLTTVPLSSFTPFGKAIILILIQIGGLGLVTLTMSLMSLFMNFGFATQLMAGKIFELESWHNIKRLILFILGITLFFELIGTGVIYWVLYDHYPHYDALFLSAFHAISSFCNGGISLIDKNRLLDIASPIMIVTTTILILSGGLGFITWKEILLYIRSIRRKKKYHFSLSSKIVLYATGLFIALSTIIIFALEYSHSFAHMSLPQALLNSFFYAVSFRGTGFLTVDIHSFHNATLFLALITAFIGSSPVSTGSGIKLTTLAIFFATIKSAISERNAVEIKERSIEKDQVNKAFAIVSLSLIWITLTIFCLLIIESHHNFFPLFFETISAFTTLGLSTGITASLSTLGKVIITISMLIGRIGSLTLVLALRSFTLKRTHDVTEFSYPKERVILT; encoded by the coding sequence ATGAGTAGTAAAAAAAGAATGCATCTTTCGCCCCCCTTAATTATTTTCTTATCCGTCGTCGGAACCATTTTTATAGGCACTGCCCTCCTTGCATTGCCCTGGTCCCAGGAGCATCCCATTTCTTACATCGATCTCTTATTCACGGCAACTTCAATGACCTGTGTAACCGGACTGACCACCGTACCACTGAGCAGCTTTACTCCTTTTGGCAAGGCAATCATTCTCATACTCATTCAAATTGGTGGGCTTGGATTGGTAACATTAACTATGTCTTTGATGTCATTGTTTATGAATTTCGGCTTTGCCACTCAACTTATGGCAGGGAAAATATTTGAACTTGAATCGTGGCATAATATTAAACGATTAATTTTGTTTATTCTTGGCATCACCCTATTTTTTGAACTCATCGGCACCGGCGTTATATATTGGGTATTGTATGATCATTATCCACACTATGACGCGCTTTTTTTATCTGCGTTCCATGCAATTAGCTCGTTTTGCAATGGCGGCATCAGCCTCATTGATAAAAATCGATTACTCGATATCGCAAGTCCTATCATGATTGTAACCACGACTATCTTAATACTATCCGGTGGGCTCGGATTTATCACCTGGAAAGAAATCCTTCTGTATATTCGATCTATTCGAAGAAAAAAGAAATATCACTTTTCATTGAGCAGTAAAATTGTACTCTATGCGACAGGTCTTTTTATCGCACTATCCACCATCATAATTTTTGCCCTTGAATATTCGCATTCATTCGCGCACATGTCATTACCGCAAGCACTTCTTAATTCATTTTTTTATGCGGTATCATTCCGTGGCACTGGGTTTTTAACCGTTGACATTCATAGCTTTCACAACGCAACGCTCTTTCTTGCACTCATTACTGCATTCATCGGCTCATCTCCTGTATCAACTGGAAGTGGTATCAAACTCACCACACTTGCGATATTCTTTGCCACCATAAAATCTGCAATATCCGAACGCAATGCAGTAGAAATTAAAGAGCGATCAATTGAAAAAGATCAAGTAAATAAGGCATTTGCAATTGTATCACTGAGCCTCATTTGGATTACCCTGACTATTTTCTGCCTGCTGATCATTGAATCTCATCATAATTTCTTCCCCCTCTTTTTCGAAACAATATCGGCCTTTACCACTCTTGGGCTTTCAACCGGTATCACCGCTTCTCTCAGTACATTAGGAAAAGTAATTATCACTATCAGTATGTTAATAGGACGTATCGGATCACTCACGTTAGTCTTAGCGCTGCGATCATTTACACTCAAACGCACCCATGATGTCACCGAGTTTTCTTATCCGAAAGAACGTGTAATATTAACATAA
- a CDS encoding glycine--tRNA ligase translates to MNTPTTSPVTLEKIVALCKRRGFVYQAAEIYGGLNGVYDYGPLGTLMKDNIRAAWKQSLTQSPHSIVFLDGSILGSQQVWQASGHVQNFNDPMVDCLNCKKRYRTDDGSIDLNKPCPHCGIKSWTEVRQFNMMFKTDIGAAAAEGSIAYLRPETAQSVFVNFKNVFSSTRVKIPFGIAQIGKAFRNEITPKQFLFRMREFEQMELEWFCKGENALADFKMWSQERLNFYKKIGITPEKIRLRPHASDELAHYSTQCVDVEYEFPFGWKELEGIAHRGTFDLTQHSTHSGKDLSLFDDETKTSYTPTVVECSVGVDRLFLTTLFDAYTEDVVDGETRILLKLSPTIAPIKAAFLPLVKKQSGQMERLFIDVKKSGIAVQFDESASIGKRYRRYDEIGTPLCFTYDFESEETQTITVRSRDTTEQKRISIDSVLDYIKRELI, encoded by the coding sequence ATGAATACCCCCACTACTTCTCCAGTTACTTTAGAAAAAATCGTCGCGCTCTGTAAGCGCCGTGGTTTTGTATATCAAGCTGCTGAAATTTACGGAGGGCTCAACGGAGTATACGATTACGGCCCTCTTGGCACACTCATGAAAGATAATATTCGTGCCGCATGGAAACAATCGCTCACACAAAGTCCACACTCTATAGTATTTCTTGATGGATCCATTTTAGGATCTCAACAGGTATGGCAAGCATCGGGGCATGTACAAAACTTTAATGACCCCATGGTTGATTGCCTTAACTGTAAAAAACGGTACCGCACTGACGATGGCAGCATCGATCTTAATAAGCCATGCCCCCATTGTGGTATCAAATCGTGGACCGAAGTTCGTCAATTTAACATGATGTTTAAAACCGATATCGGTGCCGCAGCCGCTGAAGGTTCTATTGCGTATTTACGCCCAGAAACAGCACAATCGGTATTTGTTAACTTTAAAAACGTATTTTCTTCGACTCGAGTAAAAATACCATTTGGTATTGCACAAATTGGTAAAGCATTCCGTAATGAAATTACGCCAAAGCAATTTTTGTTCCGAATGCGCGAATTTGAACAGATGGAACTTGAATGGTTCTGCAAAGGGGAAAATGCCCTTGCTGATTTTAAAATGTGGAGCCAAGAACGTCTTAATTTTTATAAAAAAATCGGAATAACACCAGAAAAGATTAGATTACGTCCTCATGCCTCAGATGAACTAGCCCATTATTCAACTCAATGCGTTGATGTAGAATATGAATTTCCTTTCGGCTGGAAAGAGTTAGAAGGCATCGCACATCGGGGTACCTTTGATCTGACGCAACATAGCACCCATTCAGGAAAAGACCTTTCCTTGTTTGATGATGAAACTAAAACATCATATACTCCGACGGTAGTTGAATGCTCTGTTGGCGTTGATCGCCTTTTCTTAACCACATTATTTGATGCTTATACAGAAGATGTAGTTGATGGAGAAACGCGGATACTGCTTAAATTATCTCCTACCATTGCACCAATAAAAGCAGCCTTTTTACCACTGGTTAAAAAACAATCCGGCCAGATGGAACGACTGTTTATCGACGTAAAAAAATCGGGCATCGCCGTACAATTTGATGAATCAGCATCGATTGGAAAACGATATCGCCGGTATGATGAAATCGGAACACCATTGTGCTTTACGTACGATTTTGAAAGCGAAGAAACACAAACAATCACGGTGCGATCTCGTGACACCACTGAGCAAAAACGGATCAGTATCGATAGCGTCCTCGATTACATTAAACGAGAACTTATTTAA
- a CDS encoding ankyrin repeat domain-containing protein: MKLNKTIIQLVIVTMLCGILPCFAMQPDPIEPPRITDAFKQYHGDLENDDLIRSITYWVAKGVDVNFTDAFSQTLLYLAILSNKPGLVWFLIKHQADVEMKNQYGATPLSLASSKGNIRIIKLLLEDGNANIESKGKAGQTPLIDAIQSHQLPAVELLLNHNANIEAKSHSGLTALDYAIYDDALKIATLLLQKGAKCDDIAMSILFNQAMEKGDQALIEELFKRGMSIETQNKKGITPIMQAISEKHLESIRVLLDHDARIEPAQAELIFDLALHNHHSGLIKSLQARGFKTDFNKYTPYGETPLTDSIINDDYDTIEFLIQQGADPSVKNKAGFNAFHYAQNNSKLLHILNQNVQGIKAIINAAAAEISQEALLTPTEIHYQKFHEVVDAYYDKSKRHKETKQPVLQDPIVKECIEKERVAYQQGNYVFYRAEPGKYRVYEFFLDELHQLLRPLIKTKKSFIFTRFFEQAPQQQTINEYLNTQPWSVYKPQNILLSANIPLFGNISHLSSCTWEYFAKNAEAQGGAEPSELFAHIFDAYGFNKNYIEPLLHLSKSLEDAASLQQIIIPQHIVDNVVTLSTSGYCIPWQNIVEESCWDPSAISTTPTLEPKLGRHTCISTIIDKYRQEQIDIDDALQVRILTNALYTLNPESGITFNLYTDLSKQKIIDLKNHVKMIADTVFGEWLARQIGSDNKPISIDSEEFRTLLTHYGKSDPARQKSFFDAFKAANAHKNPALEEEMHEETKEAAEVSVRDRAQAVTQQAARVAHEEIESGARLKRKQFTKKLHPLEPATIWQAYAKLQGLLNDETIIDSFIQDCARDEVHNAFIPEKTAAIARIATYNVHFWTDPFKKTNYEEIIKTIKTINADILLLQEVELFENKKIEEELRTMGYVYQPFMPMDQIGKNRFGNMILSKYPLMRPPFQHIYESSKDKEEKRNFINVIIQLPDTNTLSIYGTHLNVRDETGAIRLQEAAELMEFVKKDTTKNILLAGDWNAVRPKDYQYKVADTSVWKIHTTEFLQRAGKQKGLNKIPTEALQYIEKNGFKDCFTKAGINGPYYTVWTGTIVDFIFCCKSWNLPIDGCYIYFSAASDHLPVIMDVKIG; encoded by the coding sequence GTGAAGCTCAACAAAACCATTATCCAACTCGTGATAGTAACTATGCTCTGTGGGATATTACCGTGTTTTGCAATGCAACCTGATCCAATAGAGCCGCCGCGGATTACCGATGCTTTTAAACAATATCATGGCGATTTGGAAAACGATGACCTCATTCGTTCCATTACATATTGGGTCGCAAAAGGTGTTGATGTTAATTTCACTGACGCTTTTAGCCAAACCTTACTCTATTTAGCCATCCTCAGCAACAAGCCTGGATTGGTTTGGTTTTTAATTAAGCACCAAGCCGATGTTGAAATGAAAAATCAGTATGGTGCAACTCCATTAAGTCTTGCAAGTAGCAAAGGCAATATACGAATTATCAAGCTGCTCCTAGAAGATGGCAATGCCAATATCGAAAGTAAGGGCAAAGCTGGGCAAACACCGTTAATCGATGCCATTCAATCGCATCAGCTGCCGGCGGTAGAGTTGCTGTTGAATCACAATGCCAATATTGAAGCAAAAAGCCACAGTGGCCTAACGGCATTAGATTACGCAATCTACGATGATGCACTAAAGATAGCAACGCTTTTATTGCAAAAAGGAGCGAAATGCGATGATATAGCAATGAGCATTCTTTTCAATCAAGCAATGGAAAAAGGCGATCAAGCATTAATAGAAGAATTATTCAAGCGCGGCATGAGTATTGAAACTCAGAATAAAAAAGGCATAACGCCAATAATGCAAGCAATCTCGGAAAAGCATTTGGAATCAATTAGGGTATTGCTTGATCACGATGCTCGTATCGAACCGGCACAAGCAGAACTAATTTTTGATCTGGCGCTCCATAATCACCACAGTGGCCTGATCAAATCCTTACAGGCACGTGGATTTAAAACTGATTTTAATAAGTACACTCCCTATGGTGAAACACCATTAACCGACAGCATTATCAACGATGATTACGATACGATCGAGTTTTTAATACAACAAGGAGCAGACCCCAGCGTAAAAAACAAGGCTGGGTTTAATGCTTTTCATTACGCACAAAACAACAGTAAGCTCCTGCATATTTTGAATCAAAATGTGCAGGGAATAAAGGCCATAATCAATGCAGCTGCAGCTGAAATATCGCAAGAAGCATTACTCACACCAACCGAGATCCATTATCAAAAATTTCATGAGGTAGTAGACGCATACTATGATAAAAGCAAACGACATAAAGAAACAAAGCAACCCGTATTGCAAGATCCGATTGTAAAAGAATGTATTGAAAAAGAGCGTGTTGCATATCAGCAGGGAAACTACGTTTTTTATCGTGCTGAGCCCGGCAAATACAGAGTATATGAATTCTTCTTGGATGAACTGCATCAATTACTTAGACCGCTTATCAAAACAAAGAAATCATTTATTTTTACCCGTTTTTTTGAACAAGCACCTCAACAACAAACCATTAATGAGTACCTCAACACACAACCATGGAGTGTGTATAAGCCTCAGAATATTTTACTATCGGCCAACATACCATTATTTGGAAACATCAGTCACCTGTCAAGCTGTACGTGGGAGTATTTTGCAAAAAATGCTGAGGCACAAGGCGGCGCTGAACCATCCGAGCTATTTGCTCATATTTTTGATGCATACGGTTTCAATAAAAATTATATTGAGCCATTATTGCATCTGAGTAAAAGTTTAGAAGATGCCGCATCGTTACAACAAATCATTATTCCTCAGCATATTGTAGATAATGTAGTAACGCTTTCCACCTCTGGTTATTGTATTCCCTGGCAAAACATAGTAGAGGAATCCTGCTGGGATCCATCGGCAATAAGTACAACTCCTACGTTGGAACCTAAATTAGGCCGCCATACCTGCATTTCAACGATCATAGATAAGTATAGACAAGAACAAATTGACATTGATGATGCTTTGCAAGTAAGAATACTCACCAATGCCCTTTATACGCTCAATCCCGAAAGTGGTATCACATTCAATCTATATACAGACCTCTCCAAGCAAAAAATAATTGATTTAAAAAATCACGTGAAAATGATTGCTGATACCGTCTTTGGTGAATGGCTTGCTAGGCAAATAGGGAGCGATAACAAACCAATAAGTATTGACAGTGAAGAATTCCGCACACTTTTGACACACTATGGCAAAAGCGACCCCGCTCGGCAAAAATCATTCTTTGATGCCTTTAAAGCTGCAAATGCACACAAAAATCCCGCGCTCGAAGAAGAAATGCACGAAGAAACAAAAGAAGCTGCTGAGGTAAGTGTCAGAGATAGAGCGCAAGCGGTTACACAGCAAGCTGCACGCGTAGCTCACGAAGAGATAGAATCGGGAGCACGGCTCAAAAGAAAACAATTTACCAAAAAATTGCACCCGCTTGAACCAGCAACGATATGGCAAGCGTATGCTAAACTGCAGGGATTATTAAATGATGAAACTATTATAGACTCATTCATCCAAGATTGTGCACGAGATGAGGTTCACAACGCATTTATTCCTGAAAAGACTGCGGCCATTGCGCGTATTGCCACCTACAACGTCCATTTCTGGACGGATCCGTTCAAAAAAACAAACTATGAAGAAATTATTAAAACAATTAAAACCATAAACGCTGACATTCTACTCCTGCAAGAGGTTGAATTATTTGAGAACAAAAAAATTGAAGAAGAATTGAGGACAATGGGATATGTGTATCAACCGTTTATGCCCATGGATCAAATAGGAAAAAATCGTTTTGGCAATATGATCCTTTCAAAATATCCGCTTATGAGACCACCATTTCAACATATATATGAATCAAGTAAAGACAAAGAAGAAAAACGAAATTTTATTAATGTAATAATACAACTCCCCGATACCAATACTCTATCAATCTATGGCACCCACCTGAATGTGCGGGATGAAACAGGCGCAATACGCCTGCAAGAAGCAGCGGAGCTTATGGAATTTGTGAAAAAAGACACGACCAAAAACATTCTATTAGCTGGCGATTGGAATGCCGTAAGACCAAAAGATTATCAATACAAAGTTGCAGATACATCAGTATGGAAGATCCACACAACAGAATTTTTACAAAGAGCAGGAAAACAAAAAGGACTCAACAAAATACCAACCGAAGCCCTTCAGTACATTGAAAAAAATGGATTTAAAGACTGTTTTACAAAAGCTGGTATTAATGGCCCCTATTATACGGTTTGGACCGGGACAATTGTTGATTTTATATTCTGCTGCAAATCATGGAATCTTCCTATTGATGGCTGTTATATCTACTTTAGCGCTGCAAGTGATCATTTACCAGTAATTATGGATGTAAAAATTGGATAA